CGAAGTCGATGTCGTCGGTGGGTTGCGGCGCCGGGTCGTCCAGCGCCGCGGCCACCAGTTGGCGCGTGCGCTCGACCACATGGGTGCGCGGCTCGATCGGCACGCGCTTGCCGTAGAAGAAACGCACCGGCCATTCGAAGCCCGCGCCGTCGGTGCGATTCGCAAGGCCGACCACCGGCCCGCGCGCCATGCTCGCGACCCACGCGGTCTTGATGAGCCCCTGGCAGTCGATCACGAGGTCGTAGTGTTCGGCGGCGAGCGCGCGCCGAAAGGCGCCGATCTCGCGCCAGTTGTCGACCGAGAGAATACGCTTGCGCCAGCGCCGCAGAGACACGGGAATCGCCCGCCGCACGCCGCTCACGAGTTGCACCAGCCCCACGAAGCTTTCTTCGACGAGCCAGTCGATCTGGGCATCGGGATGGCGGCGTCGGATGTCGGCGATCACCGGCATGTTGTGAACGACGTCGCCTAATGACGACACCCTCACGATCAATATCTTTTGCACGCTCAAGAGTGGGAAAACCGGTTATCCGGCCCGAAGATGCGTTGAGAGAGCCCCCGAACCTGTCGCTTCAAGCCAGGCCCCCGACGGGGATGAGACAACCCGGGGCGGCCCGGCGTTTTCTCATAAGGACGGCAATTCTAGCGCGTTGCATGTAAATGGCATGAAAAAAACGCGGCGCGGTAAGAGAAACCCGCGCCGCGTTCGACGACGACGCCGGTTCCCTTCGAACCGCGCCGCCGTTTTCAGCCTTCAGAACGGCAGCTTCGCGTCCGGCTTCTCCGCCATGATCACGCGGCGGAAGTCTTCCTGGATGCGCTTGAGCGCCGCGTCGCTATCGGCTTCGAAACGCATCACGACCACCGGCGTGGTGTTCGACGAACGCGCAAGACCGAAGCCGTCCGGATACTCGACGCGTACACCGTCGATCTTCACGACGTCGTCCGCGCCGGTGAACTTCGCGTTTTGCTGCAGGCGTGCGATCAGTTCAAAGTTTTCGCCTTCTTCGAGCTTCAGTTGCAATTCCGGCGTGGAGTTCGAGTTCGGCAACGAGTTCAGGAGCTTGCTCGGGTCTTCCACACGCGTGAGGATTTCGAGCAGGCGCGCGCCGGTGTACAGGCCGTCGTCGAAACCGTACCAGCGATCCTTGAAGAACACGTGGCCGCTCATTTCACCGGCCAGCGGCGCGCCGGTTTCGCGCAGCTTCGCCTTGACGAGCGAGTGGCCGGTCTTCCACATGAGCGGCTCGCCGCCCTTGTCCTTCACCCACTTGGCAAGGTTGCGCGTGCATTTCACGTCGTAAATGATCTGCGCGCCCTTGTTGCGCGACAGCACTTCTTCAGCGAACAGCATGAGCTGACGGTCCGGATAGATGATCTGGCCGTCTTTGGTCACCACGCCGAGGCGGTCGCCGTCGCCGTCGAAGGCGAAGCCGATTTCCGCGTCTGTTTCCTTCAGCGCGCGAATCACGTCCTGCAGGTTTTCCGGGTGAGCCGGGTCCGGGTGATGGTTCGGGAAGTTGCCGTCGATCTCGGTGAACAGTTCGACCAGCTCGCAGCCGAGCTTCCTGAACAACTTGGGCGCAAGTCCGCCGGCCACGCCGTTGCCGGTGTCGACCACGATCTTGATGGGACGCGCGAGCTTGATGTCGCCGGCGATGCGCTCGAGATAGGCGTCGGCGATGTCGTACTCGGTGTACGTGCCGCTGCCTTCGGAGAAGTTTTCGTCGCCGATGCGCTGATGCAGCGCGAGAATCTGGTCGCCGTAAATGGCCGCGCCGCGCAGGACCATCTTGAAGCCGTTGTAGTCCGGCGGATTATGACTACCGGTCACGACGATGCACGAATCGACGCGGCGCTCGCCACCGTCGAGCTGCAACGGCACGCTGGCCGCGAAATAGCCGACCGGTGTGGGCACCATGCCCACGTTGACCACGTCGACGCCGGCCGCACGCAGGCCGTCCGACAATGCCTGGATCAGCTCGGGACCCGAGAGGCGCCCGTCACGCGCGACCACCACGGAGTCGCCGCCTTGCGCCCGCACTTCGCTGCCGAACGCGCGGCCAATCGAACGCGCTGCGTCGGCGTCGAGCGTCTTGCCGATTACACCGCGAATGTCATATGCCTTGAAGATAGTTTTGGAGATCATGTTGGCTCACTTGCGTGCAATGGAAAATTTTGACCGACGCACCGCCGATGAATCGGTAAAACACAGCGATGCGCCCTTGCCGGAAGCGATCCGGTTCCAACTTATAATTGCGCTTTTCGGACCAGCCTTATAGCACCATTCTAATGCTTAGACGCCCTCCAAATGTAAAGTTGCCGCGACAGTCGGCTGGGTGGGCAATCGCGCGCACTGCGCCGCTCGGCTCATGTGTGCCGCTCGCGCTCACGACGCCACAGGCACGCTCAGCGCAAGCGCACTGGCGAGCGGCCAGCGGATGCTGACGCTCAAACGCTTCGCCAATCCGGACGTCACGCGCGCCTTCACGAATATCGTCTGGCTCGGGCTGGAACGGCTCACGCAGATCGGCGTGGCAATCGTGATCAGCGGCATGCTGGCGCGCTACTTCGGGCCGGACACGTTCGGCAAATGGCAGTACGCGAACACGCTGCTGCTGGTGCTGTCGCCCATTACGTGGGTGTGCGGCGCGGAAATCCTGGTACCCACCATCGTCAACCGGCCGCCGGCGCAGCTCGGCACCGTGCTCGGCAGCGCCTTCGCGTTGCGCATTTCCGTGTCGGCGGCGGCCTTGCTGCTCACATGGCTCGGCATTGCCCTGCACTTCTTCGAGCCGCTGGTCGGCGCCATGCTCGCCGGCCTCGCCGTGACCATGCTGTTTCGCGAACCGTTCGTCGGCGTGATCAACGCGTGGCTGCAAAGCATGACCTACAGCAAGCCACAGTTGCTCACCAGCATGAGCACCGCGGTGCTGAAAGCCGCTCTGGTCTATCTGCTGATGCGCGCGGCGGCCGCGCCCGCCCGCTTCGGCTGGCTGTGGGCGCTCGAATCGGCGGCCATCGGCGCTGTTTTGCTGATCTATTACATGCGCCGGCATGGCAGCAAGCTCGGCTGGCATCTCGACCGTTCGCTCTTCAGGCACTTCGCGAGCGCGGGCACAGTGTTCTGGCTCGGCCTGATCTGTATGTACCTGTTCCTGAAACTGGACCGGCTGATGCTCGAACGGACGATTTCGTTCGCCGACCTCGGGCGCTATTCCGCCGCCCAGCAACTGAACGAGAACTGGATCACGCTCGCGCTGATGCTCGCGCAAACCATCGCGCCCGCCTTCGTCTACCGCGTGCAGGACGCCACCCAGTTGCGCCGCAATATGTGGCGGCTCACCGCCATGACCGCCGCGCTGATGGTGGCGGGCGCGATCGTGCTGGATCTGCTGGCCGGGTTGATCATCCGCCGCGTGTTCGGGCCGCAGTTCGAAGGCGCGATCGAGATCTTCCGTTGGGCCGTGTGGCTGTCCGTACCCGCGGGCATCGAAGCGATCGGCAATCTGATCGTGCTCAAATATCAGGCCAAGTTCGTGTTGCTCGCGAAGTGGCTGCTGGCGCTCGCCGTCGCGTTCGCGGTCAATCTGCTGGCCATTGCGCGGCTTGGCGCAAACGGCGCGCTGGTGGGCCTCGCGGCCGGCTATCTGGCGGCCGCGTCGGTCAATCTTTACTACATTCGTTTCAAATTGCGCCCATGACGAACTCACCCGCCACCGCGCAAATCACCCTCGACGACGTCGCGGTACTGCTTCCCGCCTACAACGGCCAGGCCGATGTCGACCTCACGCTCGCGTCGTTCAGCGAAAGCGCGCCGGTGCACGTCCTGATCGTCGACGACGGCAGCATGCCGCCGATCGTCGCGCCGGCTATCGCCAATATGAAGATCGAAGTGCTGCGCATGGCGCGCAACGGCGGGATCGAACGCGCGTTGCAAACCGGCATTGATGCTCTTGCGCAGCGCGGCTTTCGCTACGCGGCGCGCATCGACGCGGGCGACCGCAGCGTGCCGCAGCGGCTCGCCAGGCAACGCGTGTTCATGGAATTGCATCCACGCGTGGCCGGCCTCGGCATGTGGACGCAAGTCGTCACCCGCGAAGGCAAGCCGCTCTTCATGCTGACGCCGCCCGCCGCACCGGACGCGATCCGCCGCTTGCGGTTTTTCCGCTCATGCCTCGCGCATCCTTCGATGATGCTGCGCATCGACGCCGTGCGCGCGGTCGGCAATTACCGCGCCGAGTATCGCTCCGCCGAAGATCTCGATCTCTTCGTGCGTCTGATGGAGCGCTACGACTGCGCAAACCTGCCGGAGCTCGGGCTCTACTACGAACTGAACGAAGGCGGCATCAGCGCGACCAAACGGCGCCGCCAGGTGAGTTCGACGCTGCGGCTGCAACTGCGCTACTTCAACGTCGCCAATGTGTACGACTGGCTCGGCCTCGGCAAAAATCTGTTGCATCTCGTGACGCCTTACCGCGCGCTGCAACGGATCAAGCGCAGCCTGCTCACGCCGCGCGCGAGCCACTAAATCACTCACCACCCCATTCACCGCCGAGTTCGTTCCCGCATGAAGCCTGCCTTGAAGTCGACGCCCGCGTTGCGCATTACACTCGTCTGTAACACCGCCTGGGCAATCTATACCTATCGGCAAGGGCTGATCCGTACGCTGGTCGGACGCGGCGTCGACGTGACGGTGCTCGCGCCACGCGACCGCACGTTCGAACTGCTCACCGCCATGGGCTGCCGCTGCATCGAATTGCCGGTCGCCTCCAAAGGCACCAGTCCGCGCGACGACCTCCGCACGCTGTACGCGCTCTACCGGCAATACCGGACGATCCGCCCGCACGTGGTGTTCCATTACACGATCAAGCCGAATATCTACGGCTCGATCGCCGCGAAGCTGGCGGGCGTGCAGTCGGTTGCGGTCACAACCGGATTGGGCTACGTGTTCATCCAGCAGAGCCGCGCCGCTCAGGTAGCGAAAAAACTGTATCGTTTTGCGTTTCGTTTCCCGCGCGAAATATGGTTTTTGAATCGCGACGATCAGGCCGCGTTTGTTGAACAGAATTTGTTGGTGCATCCTGAGCGCGCGAGGTTGTTGCATGGCGAAGGCGTCGACCTCGCGCAGTTTGCCTTCACGCCGCTGGCTGAACGGGCGGAATTCCGCTTCGTGCTGATCGGGCGGCTCTTGTGGGACAAGGGCGTAGGCGAATATGTCGAAGCCGCGCGGCGCTTGCGTGAACGTTACCCGCACGCGCGGTTCCAGTTGCTCGGTCCGGTGGGCGTCGACAATCCCAGCGCGATTACGCGCGAAGAAGTGGCGGCGTGGGAACAGGAAGGCATCATCGAGTATCTTGGTGAGGCGCATGACGTGCGGCCTTTCATCGCCGAGGCGGATTGCGTTGTCCTGCCGTCGTATCGCGAAGGCGTGCCGCGCACGCTGATGGAAGCCTCCGCAATGGGCCGGCCGATCGTCACGACCGACGTGCCGGGCTGCCGCGAGGTGGTGGCGGACGGCGTCAACGGATTGCTGTGCGAAGTGCGCAGTGCAGAAAGCCTCGCGGCCGCGCTGGCGCGCATGCTCGACATGAGCGGCGCCGAACGGCGGGCCATGGCTGAACGCGGCCGGAAGAAAGTCGCGGAAGAATTCGACGAACGCGTGGTCGTCGAAACGTATAAGGACCTGGTGCAGAAAATGACGGGCGTTTTACTTTAACGGAGCAACAGCATGACCACGAAGGGCACGATTCTGGTAACGGGCGGCGCGGGCTTTATCGGCTCGCACACCTGTGTCGAACTGCTGAACGGCGGTTACGACGTCGTGGTAATCGACAATCTCGTGAACAGCAACCGCGAATCGCTGCGGCGCGTGGAAAAAATCGCCGGCAAGGCGGTGACTTTCTACGAAGCCGACGCGCGCGACGAAGCTGCCCTCAACCGTATTTTCGACGCCCATCCGATCACGGGCGCGATTCACTTTGCCGCGCTGAAGGCGGTGGGCGAGTCGGTGGCCAAGCCGATCGAGTACTACAGCAACAACGTCGGCAGCCTGCTGACCCTGCTCGGCGTGATGCGCGAGCGTAACGTCAAGCAGTTCGTGTTCAGTTCGTCGGCCACGGTCTACGGCGTGCCGAAGAGCTCGCCGATCGACGAATCATTCCCGCTGTCGGCCACCAATCCCTACGGCCAGTCCAAGCTGATCGCCGAACAGGTATTGCGCGATCTGGAAGTGGCCGATCCGTCGTGGCGCATTGCCACACTGCGCTACTTCAATCCGGTCGGCGCGCACGAAAGCGGCCTGATCGGCGAAGATCCCGCCGGCATTCCGAACAACCTGATGCCGTATGTCGCGCAGGTGGCGGTCGGCAAGCTGGAGAAGCTGCGCGTGTTCGGCGGCGACTACGACACGCCCGACGGCACCGGCGTGCGCGACTATATCCACGTCGTCGATCTGGCGCGCGGACACCTGGCCGCGCTCGACGCCCTGGTCAAGCGCGACGCCAGCTTCGTGGTGAACCTCGGCACGGGCCAAGGCTATAGCGTGATCGATGTGGTCAAGGCATTCGAGAAGGCCGCCGGCCGGCCGGTGCCGTATGAAATCGTGGCGCGCCGCCCCGGCGACGTCGCCTCGTGTTTCGCCGATCCGGCCGCGGCCGAGAAGATCATCGGCTGGCACGCGCAGTTCGGCATCGAGCGGATGTGCGCGGATCACTGGCGCTGGCAGTCCACGAATCCGCAAGGATTCGCCTGAGTTGAACGAAGCTCGACGGCGGCGCGAAGGAGTCGCCAGGCAGGAGCTTCGCCGCCGTCGATTGCGGGATTGCACCAAGCGGGTAATTACGCATATTACTAATACTTTACGATTTCTATACTGACTTACCGATTGACGGTCAGGCTTCCTAAGAACGTCCGCATCGGCGCGCGTGAGCCCGCCTCGAGGCTTCGTGCAAGAACAGACATGCTACGGAGACAGTCATGGGAATTCGCCTGAAGAGCGTCGTGGGTGCGCTCGCGCTTTGTGCCCTCGTCAATACCAGCTACGCGGCCGACCCGATCAAGATCGGCGTCGACGGACCTTTCACCGGTGGCTCGTCTTCGATGGGCGTGAGCATGCGCGACGGCGTGCGCCTCGCGACCGCCGAGATCAATAAGGCCGGTGGCGTGCTGGGGCGCCAGATCGTGCTGGTCGAGCGCGACGACGAAGCGAAAAACGAACGCGGCGTGCAGATCGCGCAAGAGCTGATCAACAAGGAAAAAGTCGTGGCGGTGGTGGGCTACATCAACACCGGCGTCGCGCTCGCCTCGCAGCGCTTCTTCCAGGAAGCGAAGATTCCGGTCTTCAACAACGTCGCCACGGGCAGTATCGTGACGAAGCAGTTCACCGACCAGCCGGATAACTACGTGTTCCGCAATGCCGCCGCGGACCGCATCCAGGCACCGATGATCGTCGAAGAGGCTGTGACCAAGCGCGGCTTCAAGAAGGTCGCGATTCTCGCCGACTCGACCAACTACGGTCAGCTCGGCCGCGAAGACCTCGAAAAAGCGCTCGCCGCCAAAGGCGTGAAACCCGTCGCCGTCGAGAAATTCAATATCAAGGACGTCGACATGACCGCGCAGCTGCTCAAGGCCAAAGAGGCCGGCGCGGAAGCGGTGCTGACGTACGGGATCGGACCGGAACTCGCGCAGATCGCCAACGGCATGGCCAAGCTCGGCTGGAAGGTGCCGCTGATCGGCAGCTGGACCCTGTCGATGGCGAACTACATCGACAACGCGAGCACCAACGGCGAAGGCGCGCGCATGCCGCAGACCTTCATTCAGGAAGCGAACACGCCGAGGCGCAAAGCCTTCATCGACGCGTACCTGAAGGAATTCAAGCCGAAGAACAACCGCATCGACTCGCCGGTGTCCGCCGCGCAAGGCTACGACTCGGTCTATCTGCTGGCCGCCGCGATCACCCAGGCCGGCTCGACCGATGGCCCGAAAGTGCGCGCCGCGCTCGAAAGCCTCAACACCAAGGTGGAAGGCGTCGTGATGGTCTACGACAAGCCGTTCACGCACGACGACCACGAAGCGATCAGCCCCAACGTGCCGGTGGTCGGCGAGGTCAAGGGCGGCCGCGTGGTCTACGCGTACGAAGCCGACAAGAAAGGCGGCAGCCAGTTGCGCATCAAGCAGGCAAGCTCCTCGAACTGAGCGCGAAATAAACGCGGCATACGCGCGAAGCAAGCGCGGCGGCATGCTACGAAGCCGCACCCGCCTCAAGGCGGGCGCGGCTTTGCTTCATATCCGGTGAACCCCAAGGCGGTCGACGATGGCCATTCTTCTGCAGCTCATCTATAGCGGCATTGCACTCGGCATGATCTATGCCGTGATCGCATTCGGCTATCAACTCACGTTCGCCACGTCCGGCACGCTGAACTTCGGCCAGGGCGACGCGCTGATGCTCGGCGCGCTGGTCGGCCTCACGCTCGTCACGCTCGGCGTCAATTACTGGCTGATGATTCCGCTCGTCTGCGTGTTCGGTCTGCTGCAAGGCGCGTTTGTCGAACGGATCGGCGTGCGGCCGGCGATCAAGATCAAATCCGAATTCGGCTGGATCATGTCGACGATCGCGCTCGGCATTATCTTCAAGAACGTCGCGGAGAACCTCTGGGGCCGCGACGATCTGCGCTTCCCCTCCCCGCTGCCGGAAGCACCGCTGAAAGTATTCGGCGCCAATGTGCTGCCGATGGAATTGCTGGTGGTCGGCGGCGCCCTCGTCATGATGCTGGCGGTCGAGTTCTTCAATCGCAAGACGATCTTCGGCAAGGCGGTGGTGGCGACCGCGAACGACCGCGACGCCGCGGCGCTGATGGGCATCAACACCGGCCTTGTCATCACGTTTTCGTATGCGCTGTCTTCGCTGACCGCGGCTTTTGCCGGCGTGCTGATCGCGCCGCTCACGCTCACCGGCGCGACGATGGGCGCCGTGCTCGGGCTCAAGGCGTTCGCGGTGGCGATTATCGGTGGACTGTCGAGCGGGCTCG
The nucleotide sequence above comes from Paraburkholderia sp. FT54. Encoded proteins:
- the waaC gene encoding lipopolysaccharide heptosyltransferase I — translated: MSVQKILIVRVSSLGDVVHNMPVIADIRRRHPDAQIDWLVEESFVGLVQLVSGVRRAIPVSLRRWRKRILSVDNWREIGAFRRALAAEHYDLVIDCQGLIKTAWVASMARGPVVGLANRTDGAGFEWPVRFFYGKRVPIEPRTHVVERTRQLVAAALDDPAPQPTDDIDFGIDTGRAALALSEANLNLPVPYVVFVHATSRADKQWPDTAWIELGQSLVRRGASIVLPWGSEDERATSERLAREFGAAAIVPPKLSLPAVVGLIEGAAATVGVDTGLVHIAAALKRPTVELYNFATAWRTGGYWSPNVVNLGTAGQPPTLQQVKSALADFGLL
- a CDS encoding phosphomannomutase/phosphoglucomutase (catalyzes the interconversion of alpha-D-mannose 1-phosphate to alpha-D-mannose 6-phosphate and alpha-D-glucose 1-phosphate to alpha-D-glucose 6-phosphate): MISKTIFKAYDIRGVIGKTLDADAARSIGRAFGSEVRAQGGDSVVVARDGRLSGPELIQALSDGLRAAGVDVVNVGMVPTPVGYFAASVPLQLDGGERRVDSCIVVTGSHNPPDYNGFKMVLRGAAIYGDQILALHQRIGDENFSEGSGTYTEYDIADAYLERIAGDIKLARPIKIVVDTGNGVAGGLAPKLFRKLGCELVELFTEIDGNFPNHHPDPAHPENLQDVIRALKETDAEIGFAFDGDGDRLGVVTKDGQIIYPDRQLMLFAEEVLSRNKGAQIIYDVKCTRNLAKWVKDKGGEPLMWKTGHSLVKAKLRETGAPLAGEMSGHVFFKDRWYGFDDGLYTGARLLEILTRVEDPSKLLNSLPNSNSTPELQLKLEEGENFELIARLQQNAKFTGADDVVKIDGVRVEYPDGFGLARSSNTTPVVVMRFEADSDAALKRIQEDFRRVIMAEKPDAKLPF
- a CDS encoding oligosaccharide flippase family protein; the protein is MLTLKRFANPDVTRAFTNIVWLGLERLTQIGVAIVISGMLARYFGPDTFGKWQYANTLLLVLSPITWVCGAEILVPTIVNRPPAQLGTVLGSAFALRISVSAAALLLTWLGIALHFFEPLVGAMLAGLAVTMLFREPFVGVINAWLQSMTYSKPQLLTSMSTAVLKAALVYLLMRAAAAPARFGWLWALESAAIGAVLLIYYMRRHGSKLGWHLDRSLFRHFASAGTVFWLGLICMYLFLKLDRLMLERTISFADLGRYSAAQQLNENWITLALMLAQTIAPAFVYRVQDATQLRRNMWRLTAMTAALMVAGAIVLDLLAGLIIRRVFGPQFEGAIEIFRWAVWLSVPAGIEAIGNLIVLKYQAKFVLLAKWLLALAVAFAVNLLAIARLGANGALVGLAAGYLAAASVNLYYIRFKLRP
- a CDS encoding glycosyltransferase, yielding MTNSPATAQITLDDVAVLLPAYNGQADVDLTLASFSESAPVHVLIVDDGSMPPIVAPAIANMKIEVLRMARNGGIERALQTGIDALAQRGFRYAARIDAGDRSVPQRLARQRVFMELHPRVAGLGMWTQVVTREGKPLFMLTPPAAPDAIRRLRFFRSCLAHPSMMLRIDAVRAVGNYRAEYRSAEDLDLFVRLMERYDCANLPELGLYYELNEGGISATKRRRQVSSTLRLQLRYFNVANVYDWLGLGKNLLHLVTPYRALQRIKRSLLTPRASH
- a CDS encoding glycosyltransferase family 4 protein; this encodes MKPALKSTPALRITLVCNTAWAIYTYRQGLIRTLVGRGVDVTVLAPRDRTFELLTAMGCRCIELPVASKGTSPRDDLRTLYALYRQYRTIRPHVVFHYTIKPNIYGSIAAKLAGVQSVAVTTGLGYVFIQQSRAAQVAKKLYRFAFRFPREIWFLNRDDQAAFVEQNLLVHPERARLLHGEGVDLAQFAFTPLAERAEFRFVLIGRLLWDKGVGEYVEAARRLRERYPHARFQLLGPVGVDNPSAITREEVAAWEQEGIIEYLGEAHDVRPFIAEADCVVLPSYREGVPRTLMEASAMGRPIVTTDVPGCREVVADGVNGLLCEVRSAESLAAALARMLDMSGAERRAMAERGRKKVAEEFDERVVVETYKDLVQKMTGVLL
- the galE gene encoding UDP-glucose 4-epimerase GalE, with the translated sequence MTTKGTILVTGGAGFIGSHTCVELLNGGYDVVVIDNLVNSNRESLRRVEKIAGKAVTFYEADARDEAALNRIFDAHPITGAIHFAALKAVGESVAKPIEYYSNNVGSLLTLLGVMRERNVKQFVFSSSATVYGVPKSSPIDESFPLSATNPYGQSKLIAEQVLRDLEVADPSWRIATLRYFNPVGAHESGLIGEDPAGIPNNLMPYVAQVAVGKLEKLRVFGGDYDTPDGTGVRDYIHVVDLARGHLAALDALVKRDASFVVNLGTGQGYSVIDVVKAFEKAAGRPVPYEIVARRPGDVASCFADPAAAEKIIGWHAQFGIERMCADHWRWQSTNPQGFA
- a CDS encoding ABC transporter substrate-binding protein, whose product is MGIRLKSVVGALALCALVNTSYAADPIKIGVDGPFTGGSSSMGVSMRDGVRLATAEINKAGGVLGRQIVLVERDDEAKNERGVQIAQELINKEKVVAVVGYINTGVALASQRFFQEAKIPVFNNVATGSIVTKQFTDQPDNYVFRNAAADRIQAPMIVEEAVTKRGFKKVAILADSTNYGQLGREDLEKALAAKGVKPVAVEKFNIKDVDMTAQLLKAKEAGAEAVLTYGIGPELAQIANGMAKLGWKVPLIGSWTLSMANYIDNASTNGEGARMPQTFIQEANTPRRKAFIDAYLKEFKPKNNRIDSPVSAAQGYDSVYLLAAAITQAGSTDGPKVRAALESLNTKVEGVVMVYDKPFTHDDHEAISPNVPVVGEVKGGRVVYAYEADKKGGSQLRIKQASSSN
- a CDS encoding branched-chain amino acid ABC transporter permease, giving the protein MAILLQLIYSGIALGMIYAVIAFGYQLTFATSGTLNFGQGDALMLGALVGLTLVTLGVNYWLMIPLVCVFGLLQGAFVERIGVRPAIKIKSEFGWIMSTIALGIIFKNVAENLWGRDDLRFPSPLPEAPLKVFGANVLPMELLVVGGALVMMLAVEFFNRKTIFGKAVVATANDRDAAALMGINTGLVITFSYALSSLTAAFAGVLIAPLTLTGATMGAVLGLKAFAVAIIGGLSSGLGIVVGGVILGIAETTTGFYISTGYKDVPGLVLLLIVLALKPAGLFGKTSIKKV